In Kocuria turfanensis, a single genomic region encodes these proteins:
- a CDS encoding thioredoxin domain-containing protein, which yields MPNRLTGQSSAYLRQHADNPVAWQPFDDAAFAEAARRDVPVFLSVGYAACHWCHVMAHESFEDPEIGAYLDEHFVPVKVDREERPDVDAVYMSATQLLTRQGGWPMSVFLTPDGRAFHAGTYFPPRPAHGMPSFRQVLEAVTEAWATRRGELEQAADAVARAVAGQAEDLRTALAAGAVPVPAAGAGPDLPAAALEVLLQEEDPVHGGFGGAPKFPPSTVLPLLERIAAGPDAPTAERARGLLGRTLGVMRVSALFDQVGGGFYRYSVTREWSLPHYEKMLYDNAQLLRAYARAAAREPGRGDDRTAADTAAFLLRELRLPGGAFASSLDADSPATDSPSAAGDVHSGEGAFYVWTRAELAAVLGPERGTAVADLMGVAAGRAQPLHPGRALNDEEQALWDAARPELAAARAARPAPARDDKVVAGWNGLTVTALAEAGVLLQDPALLLAAEEAAGHLWEVHWDGGRRRLARTSHAGSAERSIEGLLEDYALLAEAFLALYRATGATAWLRRARTLADAAEERFSHPDPGGGEEAPGRVWSDLADVPAPLLAAGGSGRAQPLDDVTPAGTAVLAGVLVELWALDEDEARARLVPSLLGPLELLARRSPRAAGRALAVQDELGSAPTHVVLAGGTAEDKLEARRAVGPAAVLGAHVIDADAPGAPGAARGKTAPGGRFTVYVCRGFACRAPVHTVAGLREELAAGG from the coding sequence ATGCCCAACCGCCTGACCGGACAGTCCTCCGCCTACCTGCGCCAGCACGCGGACAACCCCGTGGCCTGGCAGCCCTTCGACGACGCCGCGTTCGCCGAGGCCGCCCGCCGGGACGTCCCGGTGTTCCTCTCGGTCGGCTACGCCGCCTGCCACTGGTGCCACGTGATGGCCCACGAGTCCTTCGAGGACCCGGAGATCGGCGCCTACCTCGACGAGCACTTCGTGCCGGTCAAGGTGGACCGGGAGGAGCGCCCCGACGTGGACGCCGTCTACATGAGCGCCACGCAGCTGCTCACCCGCCAGGGCGGCTGGCCCATGAGCGTGTTCCTCACCCCGGACGGCCGGGCCTTCCACGCCGGCACCTACTTCCCGCCCCGCCCCGCCCACGGCATGCCGTCCTTCCGGCAGGTCCTCGAGGCGGTGACCGAGGCGTGGGCCACCCGCCGCGGGGAGCTGGAGCAGGCGGCGGACGCGGTCGCCCGCGCCGTCGCCGGACAGGCGGAGGACCTGCGCACCGCCCTGGCCGCCGGCGCGGTGCCCGTGCCGGCGGCCGGGGCCGGCCCGGACCTGCCGGCCGCGGCCCTCGAGGTGCTCCTGCAGGAGGAGGACCCGGTCCACGGGGGGTTCGGCGGGGCCCCCAAGTTCCCGCCCTCCACGGTCCTGCCGCTGCTGGAGCGGATCGCGGCCGGACCCGACGCGCCGACCGCGGAGCGGGCCCGCGGCCTGCTGGGCCGAACCCTCGGCGTCATGCGGGTCTCCGCGCTCTTCGACCAGGTGGGCGGCGGCTTCTACCGCTACTCGGTGACCCGGGAGTGGTCCCTGCCGCACTACGAGAAGATGCTCTACGACAACGCCCAGCTGCTGCGCGCCTACGCGCGCGCCGCCGCCCGGGAGCCCGGCCGCGGCGACGACCGCACGGCCGCGGACACGGCCGCGTTCCTGCTGCGCGAGCTGCGCCTGCCCGGCGGGGCGTTCGCCTCCTCCCTCGACGCGGACAGCCCCGCCACGGACAGCCCCTCCGCCGCCGGGGACGTGCACAGCGGGGAGGGCGCCTTCTACGTCTGGACCCGCGCCGAGCTGGCCGCGGTGCTCGGACCCGAGCGCGGCACGGCGGTGGCCGACCTCATGGGGGTGGCCGCCGGCCGCGCCCAGCCGCTGCACCCGGGGCGCGCCCTGAACGATGAGGAGCAGGCCCTGTGGGACGCCGCGCGGCCCGAGCTCGCGGCGGCCCGGGCGGCCCGGCCGGCCCCGGCCCGGGACGACAAGGTCGTGGCCGGGTGGAACGGGCTGACCGTCACGGCCCTCGCCGAGGCCGGCGTGCTGCTGCAGGACCCCGCGCTGCTGCTCGCGGCCGAGGAGGCCGCCGGGCACCTGTGGGAGGTGCACTGGGACGGCGGCCGCCGCCGGCTGGCGCGCACCAGCCACGCCGGCTCGGCGGAGCGCTCGATCGAGGGCCTGCTGGAGGACTACGCGCTGCTGGCCGAGGCGTTCCTGGCCCTGTACCGGGCCACCGGCGCCACCGCCTGGCTCCGGCGGGCCCGCACGCTCGCCGACGCGGCCGAGGAGCGCTTCTCGCACCCGGACCCGGGCGGCGGGGAGGAGGCGCCCGGCCGGGTCTGGTCCGACCTCGCCGACGTCCCCGCGCCGCTGCTGGCCGCCGGCGGATCGGGGCGCGCCCAGCCCCTCGACGACGTCACCCCCGCCGGCACCGCCGTGCTCGCGGGGGTGCTCGTGGAGCTGTGGGCCCTGGACGAGGACGAGGCCCGTGCCCGGCTCGTCCCGTCCCTGCTCGGCCCGCTGGAGCTCCTGGCCCGGCGCTCGCCCCGCGCCGCGGGACGGGCCCTGGCCGTGCAGGACGAGCTGGGCTCCGCGCCGACCCACGTGGTGCTCGCCGGCGGGACCGCCGAGGACAAGCTCGAGGCCCGCCGCGCCGTCGGGCCCGCCGCGGTGCTGGGCGCCCACGTGATCGACGCCGACGCCCCCGGGGCGCCCGGCGCCGCCCGCGGGAAGACGGCGCCGGGCGGACGGTTCACGGTCTACGTGTGCCGCGGCTTCGCCTGCCGCGCCCCGGTCCACACGGTCGCCGGGCTGCGCGAGGAGCTGGCGGCGGGCGGCTGA
- the trhA gene encoding PAQR family membrane homeostasis protein TrhA, which yields MEHSHGGPARAAAEFGEAIEHRLEDLVERKPAWRGWIHAGFTPVVVALGLVAILLAPTTELRIACAVYGVTGILLFGVSAIYHRAYWPRRLHMVLRRMDHSNIALLIAGTYTPLAVALLAPEQSRVLLSVIWACAAGLVLFRLLWTLAPRWLYTPLYVVMGCLAVVYLPQFWQTSPAAAVLTAAGGAAYITGAVVYGTKRPRLLPEVFSFHEIFHAFTVLGFGLHYVAIMLAMLG from the coding sequence ATGGAGCACTCGCACGGCGGGCCGGCCCGCGCCGCCGCAGAGTTCGGGGAGGCGATCGAGCACCGGCTCGAGGACCTCGTGGAGCGCAAGCCCGCGTGGCGGGGCTGGATCCACGCCGGCTTCACGCCCGTCGTCGTCGCCCTGGGGCTCGTGGCGATCCTGCTGGCCCCCACCACGGAGCTGCGCATCGCGTGCGCCGTGTACGGGGTCACGGGGATCCTGCTGTTCGGCGTGTCGGCGATCTACCACCGCGCCTACTGGCCCCGCCGGCTGCACATGGTCCTGCGCCGGATGGACCACTCGAACATCGCCCTGCTGATCGCGGGGACCTACACCCCGCTGGCCGTCGCGCTGCTGGCCCCGGAGCAGTCGCGGGTGCTGCTGAGCGTGATCTGGGCCTGCGCCGCCGGGCTCGTGCTCTTCCGGCTGCTGTGGACGCTCGCGCCCCGCTGGCTCTACACCCCGCTCTACGTGGTGATGGGCTGCCTCGCCGTCGTCTACCTCCCGCAGTTCTGGCAGACCAGCCCGGCGGCGGCCGTGCTCACCGCGGCCGGCGGCGCCGCCTACATCACCGGCGCGGTGGTCTACGGCACCAAGCGCCCACGGCTGCTGCCCGAGGTGTTCAGCTTCCACGAGATCTTCCACGCCTTCACCGTCCTGGGCTTCGGGCTGCACTACGTGGCGATCATGCTCGCGATGCTCGGCTGA
- a CDS encoding isoprenyl transferase produces the protein MPKPRPLYRFYERRLAADLDPRRLPKHVGVLVDGNRRWAKQFGASTADGHKAGAQKIVEFLGWCRELDIEVVTLYILSTENLKRPAAELEPLLEIISDLMDTLSETGICRVQPVGALEMLPPRLAACLADLTERTADNAGPHLNIAVGYGGRQEIVDAVREVLTEALDAGADVRELAQQLSVEHISEHLYTRGQPDPDLLIRTSGEQRLSGFLMWQSAYSEYYFCEALWPDFRRVDFLRALRDYASRQRRFGG, from the coding sequence ATGCCCAAGCCACGGCCGCTCTACCGGTTCTACGAGCGCCGGCTCGCCGCGGACCTCGACCCGCGGCGGCTGCCCAAGCACGTCGGCGTGCTCGTGGACGGGAACCGGCGGTGGGCCAAGCAGTTCGGCGCCTCGACCGCGGACGGGCACAAGGCGGGGGCGCAGAAGATCGTGGAGTTCCTGGGCTGGTGCCGGGAGCTGGACATCGAGGTGGTCACCCTCTACATCCTCTCCACCGAGAACCTCAAGCGTCCGGCCGCGGAGCTGGAGCCCCTGCTGGAGATCATCTCGGACCTCATGGACACCCTCTCCGAGACGGGCATCTGCCGGGTCCAGCCCGTGGGCGCCCTCGAGATGCTGCCGCCGCGGCTGGCCGCGTGCCTGGCCGACCTCACCGAGCGCACGGCGGACAACGCCGGCCCGCACCTGAACATCGCGGTCGGCTACGGCGGCCGGCAGGAGATCGTGGACGCGGTGCGGGAGGTCCTCACCGAGGCCCTCGACGCCGGCGCCGACGTGCGGGAGCTGGCCCAGCAGCTGTCGGTGGAGCACATCTCGGAGCACCTGTACACCCGCGGGCAGCCGGACCCGGACCTGCTCATCCGCACCTCGGGGGAGCAGCGGCTCTCCGGCTTCCTCATGTGGCAGTCCGCCTACAGCGAGTACTACTTCTGCGAGGCCCTGTGGCCGGACTTCCGGCGGGTGGACTTCCTGCGGGCGCTGCGCGACTACGCGTCCCGCCAGCGGCGCTTCGGCGGCTGA
- a CDS encoding PhoH family protein, protein MSISKNPERIVDISAPLGAAEPRTGVRSYVIDTSVLLSDPRAILRFAEHEVVLPVVVITELEGKRHDPELGYFARQALRLLDDLRVEHNGLNRPVPIGDQGGTLVVELNHVSDTVLPVSFRLKDNDSLILAVALSLSNDGRDVCIVSKDLPMRVKASALGLQAEEYRAEWVGSDVEWSGTASVDVPDDVVDRLYAGEAVVVPGTEGLPANTGLTLHSARGSALARVRADGAARVVRGDRDVFGVNGRSAEQRLAIDLLLDPEVGIVSLGGRAGTGKSALALCAGLETVMERREHRKVMVFRPLYAVGGQELGYLPGSEEEKMNPWGQAVFDTLGALVSPEVVEEVLDRGMLEVLPLTHIRGRSLHDAFVIVDEAQSLEKNVLLTVLSRIGQGSKVIMTHDVAQRDNLRVGRHDGVTAVVEALKGHPLFGHVTLTRSERSPIAALVTEVLGDLEP, encoded by the coding sequence ATGAGCATCTCCAAGAACCCGGAGCGCATCGTCGACATCTCCGCCCCGCTGGGCGCCGCCGAGCCGCGGACCGGGGTGCGCTCCTACGTGATCGACACCTCGGTGCTCCTGTCCGACCCACGGGCCATCCTGCGCTTCGCCGAGCACGAGGTGGTGCTGCCGGTCGTGGTGATCACCGAGCTGGAGGGCAAGCGGCACGACCCGGAGCTGGGCTACTTCGCCCGGCAGGCCCTGCGCCTGCTCGACGACCTGCGGGTGGAGCACAACGGGCTCAACCGTCCCGTCCCGATCGGGGACCAGGGCGGGACCCTCGTGGTGGAGCTCAACCACGTCTCGGACACCGTGCTGCCCGTGAGCTTCCGGCTCAAGGACAACGACTCCCTGATCCTGGCGGTGGCGCTGAGCCTCTCCAACGACGGCCGGGACGTGTGCATCGTGTCCAAGGACCTCCCGATGCGGGTGAAGGCCTCCGCCCTGGGCCTGCAGGCCGAGGAGTACCGGGCGGAGTGGGTCGGCTCGGACGTCGAGTGGTCCGGCACCGCGTCCGTCGACGTGCCCGACGACGTCGTGGACCGGCTCTACGCCGGCGAGGCCGTCGTGGTCCCGGGCACGGAGGGCCTGCCGGCCAACACGGGCCTGACCCTGCACTCGGCGCGCGGCAGCGCCCTGGCGCGGGTCCGCGCGGACGGTGCGGCCCGGGTGGTGCGCGGGGACCGGGACGTCTTCGGCGTCAACGGCCGCTCCGCCGAGCAGCGGCTGGCCATCGACCTGCTGCTCGACCCCGAGGTGGGCATCGTGTCCCTCGGCGGCCGGGCCGGCACCGGCAAGTCCGCCCTGGCCCTGTGCGCGGGGCTGGAGACGGTCATGGAGCGCCGCGAGCACCGCAAGGTCATGGTGTTCCGCCCGCTCTACGCGGTGGGCGGCCAGGAACTGGGCTACCTGCCCGGGTCCGAGGAGGAGAAGATGAACCCGTGGGGCCAGGCCGTCTTCGACACCCTCGGCGCGCTGGTCTCCCCGGAGGTCGTCGAGGAGGTGCTCGACCGCGGGATGCTCGAGGTGCTGCCCCTGACCCACATCCGCGGCCGCTCCCTGCACGACGCCTTCGTCATCGTGGACGAGGCCCAGTCCCTCGAGAAGAACGTGCTCCTGACGGTGCTCTCCCGGATCGGCCAGGGCTCCAAGGTGATCATGACCCACGACGTCGCCCAGCGCGACAACCTGCGGGTGGGCCGCCACGACGGGGTCACCGCGGTGGTCGAGGCGCTCAAGGGCCACCCGCTGTTCGGCCACGTCACCCTCACCCGCTCGGAGCGCTCGCCGATCGCGGCCCTGGTGACGGAGGTGCTGGGCGACCTGGAGCCCTGA
- a CDS encoding prepilin peptidase — protein sequence MPGVIAFLTDQFARGDAAGWAAGALAAAGLLVLAGGCAWLWRTDVREHLLPGRVVRPLYPMCGGLLGAAALVAGEPVRLLWMLWGLAVMGGLYVLLRLLHPAGMGMGDVRLSGLLGMCLGFASVWHAVLGAAAGFVLGGLAGALLVAAGRAGARTRVAFGPAMISGALGVLLLL from the coding sequence ATGCCCGGTGTGATCGCCTTCCTGACCGACCAGTTCGCCCGCGGGGACGCCGCCGGCTGGGCCGCCGGGGCGCTCGCGGCGGCCGGTCTGCTGGTGCTGGCCGGCGGGTGCGCGTGGCTGTGGCGCACGGACGTGCGCGAGCACCTGCTGCCCGGCCGGGTGGTGCGCCCGCTCTATCCCATGTGCGGCGGGCTGCTGGGAGCGGCGGCGCTCGTGGCCGGGGAGCCGGTGCGGCTGCTGTGGATGCTGTGGGGCCTGGCGGTGATGGGCGGGCTCTACGTCCTGCTCCGCCTGCTGCATCCCGCCGGGATGGGGATGGGCGACGTCCGGCTGTCCGGGCTGCTGGGCATGTGCCTGGGCTTCGCCTCGGTGTGGCACGCGGTGCTGGGCGCGGCGGCCGGGTTCGTGCTCGGCGGCCTGGCCGGGGCCCTGCTGGTGGCCGCCGGGCGGGCCGGGGCGCGGACCCGCGTGGCCTTCGGCCCGGCGATGATCAGCGGCGCCCTCGGGGTGCTGCTGCTGCTCTGA
- a CDS encoding NUDIX hydrolase, with translation MPVPEFVLSLREKIGHDLLWLPAVTAVVLRDDGRVLLARRSDNGNWGLVSGIVEPGEEPAVTAVRECLEETGVVAVVEDLVAIKAGEPVQYPNGDRCQFLDHTFRCRWVSGEARVNDDESLEVGWYHPADTPPLPPHQRARLDAALAHDGRARFVV, from the coding sequence ATGCCCGTCCCCGAGTTCGTCCTCTCCCTGCGGGAGAAGATCGGCCACGACCTGCTCTGGCTGCCCGCCGTCACCGCCGTCGTCCTGCGCGACGACGGCCGGGTGCTGCTGGCCCGGCGCAGCGACAACGGCAACTGGGGGCTGGTCAGCGGGATCGTGGAACCCGGCGAGGAGCCGGCGGTCACGGCGGTGCGCGAGTGCCTGGAGGAGACCGGCGTCGTCGCCGTCGTGGAGGACCTCGTGGCGATCAAGGCCGGCGAGCCGGTCCAGTACCCCAACGGGGACCGGTGCCAGTTCCTCGACCACACCTTCCGCTGCCGCTGGGTCTCCGGGGAGGCCCGGGTCAACGACGACGAGTCCCTCGAGGTCGGCTGGTACCACCCGGCCGACACCCCGCCGCTCCCGCCGCACCAGCGGGCCCGGCTCGACGCGGCCCTGGCCCACGACGGCCGCGCGCGCTTCGTGGTCTGA
- a CDS encoding class II fumarate hydratase — MANTTANSTAASTEYRIEHDTMGEVRVPAQALYRAQTQRAVENFPISGRTLEPQHIVALAQIKKAAALANAELGVLDDERARAIAEAADQVATGQYDEHFPIDVFQTGSGTSSNMNTNEVLATLATRALEGKDVEVHPNDHVNASQSSNDVFPTSVHVAVTGALVNDLVPAMTQLAESLERKAAEFRDVVKSGRTHLMDATPVTLGQEFGGYAAQVRYGIERVQAALPRVAEVPLGGTAVGTGINTPAGFSARVIELLAEETGLPITEARNHFEAQANRDGLVEASGQLRTVAYSYMKINNDLRWMGSGPNTGLGEILIPDLQPGSSIMPGKVNPVICESTIQVCAQVIGNDTTVSLSSTNGAFELNVGIPVMASALLESIRLLANSSRVMAEKMIDGLEANVERCRFLAEASPSIVTPLNKAIGYEAAAKIAKHAVANKMTVREATLALGYVENGQLTEEQLDRALDVTTMTGPNA, encoded by the coding sequence ATGGCAAACACCACGGCAAACAGCACGGCAGCGTCCACCGAGTACCGCATCGAGCACGACACCATGGGCGAGGTGCGGGTGCCCGCACAGGCCCTGTACCGCGCCCAGACACAGCGCGCCGTCGAGAACTTCCCGATCTCCGGCAGGACCCTCGAGCCCCAGCACATCGTCGCGCTGGCGCAGATCAAGAAGGCCGCCGCCCTGGCGAACGCGGAGCTGGGGGTGCTCGACGACGAGCGCGCCCGCGCCATCGCCGAGGCCGCGGACCAGGTCGCCACGGGCCAGTACGACGAGCACTTCCCGATCGACGTGTTCCAGACCGGCTCCGGGACGTCCTCGAACATGAACACCAACGAGGTCCTGGCCACCCTGGCCACCCGGGCCCTCGAGGGCAAGGACGTCGAGGTCCACCCCAACGACCACGTCAACGCCTCCCAGTCCTCCAACGACGTCTTCCCGACCTCCGTGCACGTGGCCGTCACGGGCGCCCTGGTCAACGACCTGGTCCCCGCCATGACGCAGCTGGCCGAGTCCCTCGAGCGGAAGGCCGCCGAGTTCCGGGACGTCGTGAAGTCCGGGCGCACCCACCTGATGGACGCCACCCCGGTGACCCTGGGCCAGGAGTTCGGCGGCTACGCCGCCCAGGTGCGCTACGGCATCGAGCGCGTCCAGGCCGCCCTGCCCCGCGTGGCCGAGGTGCCCCTGGGCGGGACCGCCGTGGGCACCGGGATCAACACCCCGGCCGGGTTCTCCGCCCGCGTGATCGAGCTGCTGGCCGAGGAGACCGGCCTGCCGATCACGGAGGCGCGCAACCACTTCGAGGCCCAGGCCAACCGGGACGGCCTCGTCGAGGCCTCGGGCCAGCTGCGCACCGTGGCCTACAGCTACATGAAGATCAACAACGACCTGCGCTGGATGGGCTCCGGCCCCAACACCGGCCTGGGCGAGATCCTCATCCCCGACCTGCAGCCGGGCTCCTCGATCATGCCGGGCAAGGTGAACCCGGTGATCTGCGAGTCCACGATCCAGGTCTGCGCCCAGGTGATCGGCAACGACACCACGGTGTCCCTGTCCTCCACCAACGGGGCCTTCGAGCTCAACGTGGGCATCCCGGTCATGGCCTCCGCCCTGCTGGAGTCGATCCGGCTGCTGGCCAACTCCTCGCGCGTGATGGCGGAGAAGATGATCGACGGGCTCGAGGCGAACGTGGAGCGCTGCCGGTTCCTGGCCGAGGCTTCCCCGTCCATCGTGACCCCGCTGAACAAGGCCATCGGCTACGAGGCCGCCGCGAAGATCGCCAAGCACGCCGTGGCGAACAAGATGACGGTGCGCGAGGCGACTCTCGCCCTGGGCTACGTCGAGAACGGGCAGCTCACCGAGGAGCAGCTGGACCGTGCGCTGGACGTCACCACGATGACGGGCCCCAACGCCTGA
- a CDS encoding carbonic anhydrase — MTPETRSDDSSPRTPAAAWQRLREGNARFVAGESLHPNQDASRRQSVAAGQDPFAVIFGCSDSRLAAEIIFDLGLGDAFVVRTAGQVIDDAVLGSIEYAVANLGTPLVMVLGHDSCGAVSATHATARSGDMPRGFQRDLIERIMPSVLDARRHGESDVNSAVVEHTKQTASRLLEQSRIINEAVSQGEVAVVGVFYHLEDGQAELVHGHGTWLPAR, encoded by the coding sequence ATGACCCCCGAGACCCGATCCGACGACTCCTCGCCCCGCACCCCGGCCGCCGCCTGGCAGCGCCTGCGCGAGGGCAACGCCCGCTTCGTGGCCGGCGAGTCCCTGCACCCCAACCAGGACGCCTCGCGCCGGCAGTCCGTGGCGGCGGGCCAGGACCCGTTCGCGGTGATCTTCGGCTGCTCGGACTCTCGGCTGGCCGCCGAGATCATCTTCGACCTCGGGCTCGGGGACGCCTTCGTGGTCCGCACCGCCGGGCAGGTCATCGACGACGCCGTGCTCGGCTCCATCGAGTACGCCGTGGCCAACCTGGGCACCCCGCTGGTCATGGTCCTGGGCCACGACTCGTGCGGGGCGGTCAGCGCCACGCACGCGACCGCGCGCTCCGGGGACATGCCGCGCGGCTTCCAGCGGGACCTCATCGAGCGGATCATGCCGTCCGTGCTCGACGCCCGGCGGCACGGGGAGTCCGACGTCAACTCGGCCGTGGTCGAGCACACCAAGCAGACGGCCTCCCGGCTGCTGGAGCAGTCGCGGATCATCAACGAGGCCGTCTCGCAGGGCGAGGTGGCCGTCGTGGGCGTCTTCTACCACCTGGAGGACGGGCAGGCCGAGCTCGTGCACGGCCACGGGACCTGGCTGCCGGCCCGCTGA
- a CDS encoding DUF4245 domain-containing protein — MSSPTPDRSAEPPADAPRAAAPGTAPGPETPPLPRITEKQARRINAPVQGMIISMAVLLLLVLPFVWLQPRPDAQPYRPDVDVAQEAEYVADEAPFPPVVPEPGEGWTANYARWDAGAAEGVPFWEIGWATPQGNFIGLVQTSLANPTWLAQQTEAVPVSASVEAGGAQWDVHVREESRDQGALTVYSGEVDGSTVVLKGDAPGAELDHLATAVTAALAEVPDPTPTEQP, encoded by the coding sequence GTGAGTTCCCCGACCCCCGACCGTTCCGCCGAGCCGCCCGCGGACGCGCCCCGTGCGGCCGCGCCCGGGACCGCGCCCGGCCCCGAGACGCCGCCCCTGCCCCGGATCACGGAGAAGCAGGCGCGGCGGATCAACGCCCCCGTGCAGGGCATGATCATCTCGATGGCCGTTCTGCTGCTGCTGGTGCTGCCGTTCGTGTGGCTGCAGCCGCGCCCGGACGCCCAGCCGTACCGGCCCGACGTCGACGTGGCGCAGGAGGCGGAGTACGTGGCCGACGAGGCGCCGTTCCCGCCGGTCGTCCCGGAGCCGGGCGAGGGCTGGACGGCCAACTACGCCCGCTGGGACGCCGGGGCCGCGGAGGGCGTGCCCTTCTGGGAGATCGGCTGGGCCACCCCGCAGGGCAACTTCATCGGCCTCGTCCAGACGTCCCTGGCCAACCCCACGTGGCTGGCCCAGCAGACCGAGGCGGTGCCCGTCTCCGCGTCCGTCGAGGCCGGGGGCGCGCAGTGGGACGTCCACGTCCGGGAGGAGTCCCGGGACCAGGGCGCCCTGACCGTGTACTCCGGCGAGGTCGACGGCTCCACCGTGGTGCTCAAGGGCGACGCGCCAGGCGCCGAGCTGGACCACCTCGCCACCGCAGTGACCGCGGCACTCGCCGAGGTCCCCGACCCCACACCCACGGAGCAGCCATGA
- the glpX gene encoding class II fructose-bisphosphatase — MELVRTTEAAAIAGGQWVGAGDKNAADGAAVDAMRSLLSTVHFNGTVVIGEGEKDEAPMLFNGEQVGDGSGPASDVAVDPIDGTRLTALGMNNALAVIAVADGGSMFDPSAVFYMDKLVVGPEAADFVDLRLPVKQNLHLVAKAKGIHVNQLTVCVLDRPRHQKLVDEIRATGARTRMILDGDVAGAIAACREGTGVDVMMGIGGTPEGIVTACAVKATGGIIQGRLAPVDDAERQKAVDAGLDVDAVLSTDDLVTSDNCFFAATGITDGDLLRGVRYRGRRITTQSIVMRSRSGTVRMVEAEHLAAKWEKYARR; from the coding sequence ATGGAGCTGGTGCGCACGACCGAGGCCGCGGCGATCGCCGGGGGCCAGTGGGTGGGCGCCGGCGACAAGAACGCCGCCGACGGGGCCGCGGTCGACGCCATGCGGTCCCTGCTCTCCACCGTGCACTTCAACGGCACCGTGGTCATCGGCGAGGGCGAGAAGGACGAGGCGCCCATGCTGTTCAACGGCGAGCAGGTGGGCGACGGCTCCGGGCCGGCCTCCGACGTCGCGGTGGACCCCATCGACGGCACCCGCCTCACGGCGCTGGGCATGAACAACGCCCTGGCCGTCATCGCGGTGGCCGACGGCGGGTCGATGTTCGACCCCTCGGCCGTGTTCTACATGGACAAGCTCGTGGTGGGCCCCGAGGCCGCGGACTTCGTGGACCTGCGCCTGCCGGTCAAGCAGAACCTGCACCTCGTGGCCAAGGCCAAGGGCATCCACGTCAACCAGCTCACCGTGTGCGTGCTGGACCGCCCCCGGCACCAGAAGCTCGTCGACGAGATCCGCGCCACCGGTGCCCGCACCCGGATGATCCTCGACGGGGACGTGGCCGGGGCGATCGCCGCGTGCCGCGAGGGCACCGGCGTGGACGTCATGATGGGCATCGGCGGCACCCCGGAGGGCATCGTCACCGCGTGCGCCGTCAAGGCCACCGGCGGGATCATCCAGGGCCGGCTCGCGCCGGTCGACGACGCGGAGCGCCAGAAGGCCGTCGACGCCGGGCTCGACGTCGACGCGGTGCTCTCCACGGACGACCTCGTCACCTCGGACAACTGCTTCTTCGCCGCCACGGGCATCACCGACGGCGACCTGCTGCGGGGCGTGCGCTACCGCGGCCGTCGGATCACCACCCAGTCCATCGTGATGCGCTCCCGCTCCGGGACCGTGCGCATGGTCGAGGCCGAGCACCTCGCCGCGAAGTGGGAGAAGTACGCCCGCCGCTGA
- a CDS encoding lipid II:glycine glycyltransferase FemX yields the protein MANILQSNAWADFQRNLGHRVFQASGDGWRYLAILEGGRLGRYLYCPYGPEAGTPQAFEEALEHLVRTAREERCWFVRVEPVDAAVTDGLETPEASLRRRGLRPAPRQVQPGHTQVIDLTQDEDAILKDMKSTNRNLHRNIAKKGVTFTASTDPGDVDVLLGFLDATAERKDFTRQQDAYLREAARTLMPLDAAVLYVARLDGRPIGASLVYDSDDTRTYAHAAMDFEHRKLSAGIPMVVRMVLDARQKGLRRFDLFGTAPEGAGPEHAWHGFTKFKKSFGGRPEAYPGTWDLPVSRSRYAAYTGLRAARETAASARRELPGAPGRLRAALARRRDG from the coding sequence GTGGCGAACATACTTCAGTCGAATGCATGGGCCGATTTCCAGCGGAACCTGGGGCACCGGGTGTTCCAGGCCTCCGGGGACGGATGGCGCTACCTGGCCATCCTGGAGGGCGGCCGGCTCGGCCGCTACCTGTACTGCCCGTACGGTCCCGAGGCCGGCACCCCCCAGGCCTTCGAGGAGGCGCTCGAGCACCTCGTGCGCACGGCCCGGGAGGAGCGGTGCTGGTTCGTGCGGGTGGAGCCGGTGGACGCCGCCGTGACCGACGGGCTCGAGACCCCCGAGGCCTCGCTGCGCCGGCGCGGCCTGCGCCCGGCGCCGCGCCAGGTCCAGCCCGGGCACACCCAGGTGATCGACCTGACGCAGGACGAGGACGCGATCCTCAAGGACATGAAGTCCACCAACCGCAACCTGCACCGCAACATCGCCAAGAAGGGCGTGACGTTCACCGCCTCCACCGACCCCGGGGACGTCGACGTGCTGCTGGGCTTCCTGGACGCCACCGCCGAGCGCAAGGACTTCACCCGGCAGCAGGACGCCTACCTGCGCGAGGCCGCGCGCACGCTCATGCCGCTCGACGCCGCCGTCCTGTACGTGGCGCGGCTCGACGGCCGGCCCATCGGCGCCTCCCTCGTCTACGACTCCGACGACACCCGCACCTACGCCCACGCCGCGATGGACTTCGAGCACCGCAAGCTCTCCGCGGGCATCCCGATGGTGGTGCGGATGGTGCTCGACGCCCGGCAGAAGGGCCTGCGCCGCTTCGACCTGTTCGGCACGGCCCCCGAGGGCGCCGGCCCGGAGCACGCCTGGCACGGCTTCACGAAGTTCAAGAAGTCCTTCGGCGGCCGCCCGGAGGCCTACCCGGGGACCTGGGACCTGCCGGTGAGCCGCAGCCGGTACGCGGCCTACACCGGTCTGCGCGCCGCCCGCGAGACGGCCGCGTCGGCCCGGCGGGAGCTCCCGGGAGCGCCGGGGCGCCTCCGCGCGGCCCTGGCCCGCCGCCGGGACGGCTGA